The following proteins are encoded in a genomic region of Paenibacillus sp. FSL H3-0469:
- a CDS encoding PrkA family serine protein kinase, translating to MDIFERIATHRAENNRLAWSGTFKDYIELLRVDPSPAKTAHSRVYDMIKSHGVEDINGRKRYKFFEQEIFGLDRAVEKLVEEYFHSAARRLDVRKRILLLMGPVSGGKSTLVTLLKRGLEQYSRTDAGAVYAIEGCPMHEDPLHLIPLELRPEIERELGVRIEGNLCPSCQMRLKNEYHGDIEQVTVVRVLLSEEERVGIGTFSPSDPKSQDIADLTGSIDFSTITEFGSESDPRAYRFDGELNKANRGIMEFQEMLKCDEKFLWNLLSLTQEGNFKAGRFALISADEMIIAHTNETEYKSFISNKKNEALQSRMIVMPVPYNLRVSEEEKIYAKLIGQSDMKHVHIAPHALRAAAIFSILTRLKESKKQGMDLIKKLRMYDGEEVEGYKEADLKEMQTEYLDEGMSGIDPRYVINRISSALIKGDLQCMNALDVLRAIKDGLDQHPSITKEERERYLNFISIARKEYDILAKSEVQKAFVYSFEESAKTLFENYLDNIEAFCNWSKIRDPLTDEEMEPDERLMRSIEEQIGISENAKKAFREEILIRISSYSRKGKKFEYNNHDRLREAIEKKLFTDLKDIVKITTSSKTPDESQLKRINEVSRRLIDEHGYCPICANELLKYVGSLLNR from the coding sequence ACGACATGATCAAGTCACACGGCGTCGAGGACATTAACGGACGTAAACGGTATAAGTTTTTTGAACAGGAAATCTTCGGACTGGACCGTGCGGTGGAGAAGCTGGTGGAGGAATATTTCCATTCCGCCGCCCGGAGGCTGGATGTGCGCAAACGGATCTTGCTGCTGATGGGACCGGTTAGTGGAGGGAAGTCTACCTTGGTCACGCTGCTGAAGCGCGGCCTGGAGCAATATTCGCGCACGGATGCCGGAGCGGTATACGCCATTGAAGGTTGCCCGATGCATGAGGACCCGCTGCATCTGATTCCGCTGGAGCTGCGTCCGGAGATTGAACGGGAGCTGGGCGTGCGGATTGAAGGGAATCTGTGCCCGTCCTGCCAGATGCGGCTGAAGAATGAGTACCACGGGGATATTGAGCAAGTAACTGTTGTCCGGGTGCTGCTATCAGAAGAGGAGCGGGTGGGGATTGGCACATTCAGCCCTTCCGATCCGAAGTCGCAGGATATCGCGGATCTGACCGGCAGTATCGACTTCTCCACCATTACGGAATTCGGCTCGGAATCCGATCCGAGGGCCTACCGCTTCGACGGGGAGCTGAACAAGGCCAACCGCGGGATTATGGAATTCCAGGAAATGCTGAAATGCGACGAGAAATTCTTGTGGAATCTGCTGTCGCTGACCCAGGAAGGCAATTTCAAGGCCGGGCGGTTTGCGTTAATTTCGGCGGATGAGATGATTATTGCCCACACGAATGAGACCGAATATAAATCCTTCATCTCCAATAAAAAGAACGAAGCGCTCCAGTCCCGTATGATCGTCATGCCGGTTCCCTATAATCTGCGCGTCTCTGAAGAGGAAAAGATCTACGCCAAGCTGATCGGCCAGAGCGATATGAAGCATGTGCATATTGCCCCTCACGCGCTGCGCGCGGCGGCGATCTTCTCGATCCTGACCCGGCTCAAGGAGAGTAAGAAACAGGGGATGGACCTGATCAAGAAGCTGCGCATGTATGACGGCGAAGAGGTCGAGGGCTACAAGGAAGCGGATCTGAAGGAAATGCAGACCGAATACTTAGATGAAGGCATGTCCGGCATCGACCCGCGTTATGTCATTAACCGCATCTCCAGTGCCCTGATCAAAGGCGATCTGCAATGCATGAACGCGCTGGATGTGCTGCGTGCAATCAAGGACGGCCTGGATCAGCATCCTTCGATTACGAAGGAGGAGCGCGAGCGTTACCTGAACTTTATTTCCATTGCCCGCAAGGAATACGATATTCTCGCCAAAAGCGAAGTGCAAAAGGCCTTCGTCTACTCTTTTGAAGAATCCGCCAAAACGCTATTCGAGAATTATCTCGATAATATCGAAGCCTTCTGCAACTGGTCCAAAATCCGTGACCCGCTCACCGATGAGGAGATGGAGCCGGATGAGCGGCTGATGCGCTCCATTGAAGAGCAAATCGGCATTTCGGAGAATGCGAAGAAGGCCTTCCGCGAGGAGATCCTGATCCGTATTTCATCCTACTCCCGTAAGGGCAAGAAGTTCGAATACAATAACCACGACCGGCTGCGGGAAGCCATCGAGAAGAAGCTGTTCACGGATCTCAAGGATATCGTCAAAATCACCACTTCCTCCAAGACACCGGATGAAAGCCAGCTCAAACGGATCAACGAGGTCAGCCGCCGCCTGATTGATGAGCATGGCTACTGCCCGATCTGCGCCAATGAGCTGCTGAAATATGTCGGAAGCCTGCTGAACCGCTGA
- a CDS encoding TetR/AcrR family transcriptional regulator, producing the protein MEDKKAEIFKRGKELFNAKGFKDTNVSDITKLCGYAVGTFYNYYASKEKLFIEIYLRENEELKRSMMAKVDLEDEPAKVLKQMMELNYSGMNENPILKEWYNKALFNKLEKEFFEHGGIEGIQEMMNSGILELIRNWKSKGKIRTDLEDGMILAMFNSIPYIDIHKEEIGVSFFPQLLDYMVEFIMQGLTDTQR; encoded by the coding sequence ATGGAAGATAAGAAAGCAGAGATTTTCAAACGCGGCAAAGAGCTGTTCAACGCCAAAGGCTTCAAGGATACCAATGTGTCCGACATCACCAAGCTGTGCGGTTATGCCGTAGGCACTTTCTATAATTATTACGCATCCAAGGAGAAGCTGTTCATAGAGATCTACCTGCGGGAGAATGAAGAGCTGAAGCGGAGCATGATGGCCAAGGTCGATCTGGAGGATGAGCCCGCCAAGGTGCTTAAGCAGATGATGGAGCTTAATTACAGCGGGATGAATGAGAACCCTATCCTGAAGGAATGGTATAATAAGGCACTCTTCAACAAGCTGGAGAAGGAATTCTTTGAGCATGGCGGGATCGAGGGAATTCAGGAGATGATGAACAGCGGCATTTTGGAATTAATCCGCAACTGGAAGTCCAAGGGAAAAATCAGAACGGACCTGGAGGACGGGATGATTCTTGCCATGTTCAACTCCATACCGTATATCGATATCCACAAGGAAGAGATCGGGGTAAGCTTTTTTCCGCAGCTCCTGGATTATATGGTTGAATTCATTATGCAAGGCTTGACAGATACGCAGCGATAG
- a CDS encoding AraC family transcriptional regulator, which yields MSIERPVESLNYSREIGQTIDYIEEHLMDPLTAEQIAAYAGYSLYHFCRMFSQSQTMPVMEYVRTRRLSRAAVELFNGRRITEIALEYGFETPGGFAKAFRKTYGYSPSQYAARMSGYLRDRLEYEIKDYIAEPVMVAKSAFNVAGYGIETDVEAGNATQDVASFWYYYDGDNLEDQMYAKLNPPKHGEVGLCIPADTGGNAVYLLGVIVENFSKVTPDMLTAVVPAAQYAVFTTPPVDATDEARPETFAEVVKSTWRYIFEDWFPGSGYMHDEDKLNFEFYDERCHARVDSVMEIYVPVRERRFHETAK from the coding sequence ATGTCTATTGAAAGGCCGGTGGAGTCACTGAATTACAGCAGAGAGATCGGGCAGACGATTGATTATATTGAGGAGCATCTCATGGACCCGCTGACAGCGGAGCAGATTGCGGCGTATGCAGGGTATTCGCTGTATCATTTTTGCCGGATGTTCAGCCAGTCTCAGACCATGCCAGTCATGGAATATGTGCGCACCCGGAGATTGTCGCGGGCTGCCGTAGAATTATTCAACGGGCGGAGGATTACGGAGATTGCGCTGGAGTACGGCTTCGAGACACCCGGGGGTTTCGCCAAAGCCTTCCGCAAAACCTACGGCTACAGCCCCTCCCAGTACGCGGCGCGGATGAGCGGATATCTCCGGGACCGGTTAGAATATGAGATTAAGGACTATATTGCCGAGCCGGTGATGGTGGCGAAGTCTGCTTTTAACGTAGCGGGGTACGGGATTGAGACGGATGTGGAGGCCGGAAATGCCACGCAGGACGTAGCTTCGTTCTGGTATTACTATGATGGCGACAATCTGGAGGATCAGATGTACGCGAAGCTGAATCCGCCGAAGCACGGGGAGGTCGGCTTGTGCATTCCGGCAGACACTGGCGGCAACGCCGTTTATCTGCTGGGAGTTATAGTGGAGAATTTCAGTAAGGTTACTCCTGACATGCTTACGGCTGTTGTGCCTGCGGCGCAGTATGCGGTATTTACGACACCGCCGGTGGACGCTACGGATGAGGCGAGACCGGAGACTTTTGCCGAGGTGGTCAAGAGTACCTGGAGATATATCTTCGAGGACTGGTTCCCGGGCAGCGGCTATATGCACGACGAAGATAAGCTGAACTTTGAATTCTACGATGAGCGTTGTCACGCCCGGGTGGATTCGGTGATGGAGATTTATGTTCCGGTGCGGGAGCGCAGGTTTCATGAAACTGCTAAGTAG
- a CDS encoding VanZ family protein produces MAKQRKILLTVTVLYTLLVLYFMFFAFGRGEASDHTIYTFIFMPENFILMPAPSDLFPPTLMDLVGFGNTLAFIPFGILIPWLYRVSFVRFITLFFIAILVLETIQALTFLGSFDINDALQNSVGAALGFGAYKLGFRYRSLGRNLAATAISGLVLFIALWGLGAAVDKVITKVEGPFTAITEWTDTSGNSSADKPDSIQINGQQVPVRYNLYGAEGGESRTFTYKSEGQTTLIFTFGNPEPTDYSGEISITRDGQEILNYNGEFQRTNPEQYPVAYEMPVEPGQELKITIKGELNIWDVGYKKMQFIWN; encoded by the coding sequence ATGGCTAAACAACGCAAGATTTTGCTAACGGTTACCGTATTGTACACATTGCTTGTGCTTTATTTTATGTTTTTTGCTTTCGGCAGAGGAGAGGCTTCGGATCATACTATCTACACCTTTATTTTCATGCCTGAAAACTTCATTTTGATGCCTGCTCCGTCTGATCTTTTTCCTCCCACCCTGATGGATTTGGTGGGTTTCGGGAACACGCTTGCGTTTATTCCTTTCGGTATATTGATTCCATGGCTGTACCGGGTCAGCTTCGTCCGGTTCATCACCTTATTCTTCATCGCGATTCTTGTGCTGGAGACAATCCAGGCTCTTACTTTCCTGGGCAGCTTCGATATCAATGACGCTCTTCAGAATTCGGTTGGTGCAGCCCTCGGTTTTGGGGCATACAAGCTGGGCTTCCGTTACCGGAGCCTCGGGCGCAATCTGGCGGCAACGGCTATATCAGGGTTGGTTCTATTTATAGCTTTATGGGGATTAGGGGCGGCGGTAGACAAAGTAATCACTAAGGTAGAGGGGCCGTTTACGGCGATCACGGAATGGACGGACACCTCGGGCAATTCATCCGCAGACAAACCGGACAGCATTCAAATCAACGGACAGCAGGTACCGGTCCGCTATAACCTGTATGGCGCTGAAGGCGGAGAGTCCAGAACGTTCACGTACAAGTCTGAAGGTCAGACGACCCTCATCTTCACTTTCGGAAACCCCGAACCCACAGATTATTCCGGTGAGATCAGTATTACCCGGGATGGCCAGGAGATTTTGAATTATAATGGAGAATTTCAGCGTACTAATCCTGAACAGTACCCTGTAGCATACGAGATGCCAGTTGAGCCGGGGCAAGAGCTGAAGATCACGATTAAGGGCGAATTGAACATATGGGATGTCGGGTATAAAAAGATGCAGTTTATCTGGAACTGA
- a CDS encoding DJ-1/PfpI family protein: MRMAFVVFDGMTIMDLVGFYEAVSWVAILKAKEDVSWTFCASKAEVTDDRGLTMKANEVLPDLGAFDLVFLPGGHATRTLRYDEDFISWIRTAEGARYKVSVCTGALLLGAAGFLEGKKATTNSSAYDLLAPYCGEVIKARAVRDGDTFTGGGVTSSIDLGLYLIECLVDTDTAIQVQKRLEYPYYQAGKLSDIYYPYEEE, from the coding sequence ATGAGAATGGCATTTGTAGTATTCGACGGCATGACCATTATGGACCTTGTAGGGTTCTATGAAGCGGTGAGCTGGGTAGCCATCCTGAAGGCGAAGGAGGACGTATCCTGGACATTCTGCGCGAGCAAGGCGGAGGTGACGGATGACCGGGGGCTGACGATGAAAGCCAATGAGGTGTTGCCTGATCTGGGGGCATTCGATCTGGTGTTCCTCCCGGGCGGCCATGCGACCCGGACGCTCCGCTACGATGAGGACTTCATAAGCTGGATACGGACGGCAGAAGGCGCACGTTATAAGGTGTCGGTCTGCACAGGTGCATTGTTGTTAGGTGCGGCAGGATTCCTGGAGGGTAAAAAAGCGACCACGAACTCCTCAGCCTACGATCTGCTGGCCCCTTACTGCGGAGAAGTCATTAAGGCCCGGGCCGTCCGGGACGGCGACACCTTCACTGGAGGCGGAGTAACGTCCTCAATCGATCTCGGTCTGTACCTGATCGAGTGCTTAGTGGATACAGACACTGCGATCCAAGTGCAAAAAAGACTGGAGTACCCCTACTATCAGGCAGGTAAGCTGAGCGATATCTACTATCCGTATGAAGAGGAATAG
- a CDS encoding transglutaminase-like domain-containing protein produces MKVKQIAILLLIICVILTGCMGDSKSKEGSPAPSSSPAATATAETKNTSENPPPEASQTVYDLKQKYDSDEADHSPGIMPMYNVEQDMEFIFRFNTDLGSEAIGKTLSVHTDIKALPESKVGTLEDSQLVDGKSVYSIKPLGFGVLPSDSLRATGASSWGNAPVYYIRLNYDLDAKSPTLLKQPVIIPFTVKSDLPTPTLDADISPDGRLTLVWNEVPGAESYNIYSASHITMENTNEPLSGAEQGYADQRPLLIATVQGTSYNDFMKDGRGALGIVDETITSIQNNNVQGEYYVTAVQGDKESRFSRSAGTVALSKRLPRTVASEDNINLKLYKNAKELPKTVPVQFIDGSKASVTVLYDTVSVKLKSSGPTDVPYTLQGTALKGYVQVAQLTKADIASLAAAQSNKANPGYVEPQNDTDYVPAPDVPTIIDNSNNGNASEPGDNVIDQQKENTKNKVEEGNKQAVPGTMIRADLIHADSALEEYLALTMINGETEISLQAFPEAQNARALVDVIEKVVYQNPLILGFRGYGYDYEKLTLNVNYDDSAETIRSKQKEILAEADKVIAAVIKEGMSADEKQMAIYNYLNDNTVYDDAALENAKEQEFKTVDAKYNDSFNTYGILVKKVGVCMSYAHTFQLLSDLVQVPSMVVTGTMSGVNHAWNKVKLGDEWVNVDPTNNATNTGLPYLLYNSNDATATDVEYVMDKAYWLDHELPLFKATSNAYDYYVTQGLEVNSLEAYKTKLAEQLKKGETLVVLRVLGNTDSSELMQTTAEAIKQYDAAKLDSAGMVELGSYVAVQLDAAAQQ; encoded by the coding sequence GTGAAAGTGAAACAAATAGCAATACTGCTGCTCATCATCTGTGTGATTCTGACAGGCTGCATGGGGGACAGCAAAAGCAAAGAAGGAAGTCCAGCGCCTTCATCCAGCCCGGCCGCCACGGCAACTGCTGAGACGAAGAACACTTCGGAAAATCCTCCGCCTGAGGCTTCACAGACCGTGTACGATCTGAAGCAGAAGTATGATTCAGATGAAGCAGATCACAGTCCGGGCATCATGCCGATGTATAATGTGGAGCAGGATATGGAATTCATCTTCAGATTCAATACCGATCTTGGCTCAGAAGCCATCGGCAAGACGTTATCCGTACATACCGATATCAAGGCACTCCCGGAGAGCAAGGTAGGGACCCTTGAGGACTCACAGCTTGTTGACGGCAAAAGCGTATACTCCATCAAGCCGCTCGGCTTCGGCGTTCTTCCCTCCGATTCCTTGCGTGCAACCGGAGCCAGCTCCTGGGGGAATGCGCCTGTCTACTACATCCGGCTCAACTATGACCTGGATGCCAAGTCGCCAACTCTGCTGAAGCAGCCGGTGATCATTCCGTTCACGGTGAAATCGGATCTGCCCACACCGACTCTGGATGCCGACATCAGTCCTGACGGCAGACTGACGCTGGTGTGGAATGAGGTGCCGGGCGCTGAGAGCTATAACATTTACAGTGCTTCCCACATTACAATGGAGAACACGAATGAGCCGCTCAGCGGTGCGGAGCAGGGTTATGCGGATCAGCGTCCGCTGTTGATTGCGACAGTACAGGGTACTTCGTACAACGACTTCATGAAGGACGGACGCGGTGCGCTCGGTATAGTAGATGAGACGATTACCAGCATACAGAATAACAATGTCCAAGGGGAATATTACGTCACTGCTGTTCAGGGAGACAAAGAATCCCGGTTCAGCCGTTCGGCAGGTACCGTGGCTTTATCCAAACGGCTGCCGCGCACCGTGGCTTCTGAGGATAACATCAACCTGAAATTGTACAAGAATGCCAAAGAGTTGCCCAAAACCGTTCCGGTCCAGTTCATTGATGGCTCCAAAGCTTCAGTTACTGTTCTCTACGACACTGTTTCGGTCAAACTTAAGTCTTCCGGTCCAACTGATGTCCCGTACACACTTCAAGGTACTGCGCTCAAAGGATATGTTCAGGTTGCGCAATTGACGAAAGCCGATATTGCCAGTCTTGCAGCCGCCCAGAGTAATAAGGCGAATCCGGGATATGTAGAGCCGCAGAATGACACAGATTATGTGCCTGCACCGGATGTACCGACCATCATCGACAACAGCAATAACGGGAACGCCAGCGAACCTGGAGATAATGTCATCGACCAGCAAAAAGAAAATACCAAGAACAAGGTAGAGGAAGGCAACAAGCAGGCGGTTCCGGGCACCATGATACGGGCAGACCTGATTCATGCTGACTCTGCGCTGGAGGAGTATCTTGCATTAACAATGATCAACGGCGAGACTGAAATCTCGCTGCAAGCCTTCCCGGAGGCGCAGAATGCCCGCGCCCTGGTGGATGTAATTGAGAAGGTAGTCTACCAGAACCCGCTCATTCTTGGCTTCCGCGGTTATGGCTACGATTATGAGAAACTGACGCTTAATGTGAATTACGATGATTCTGCCGAGACCATCCGCTCCAAGCAGAAGGAGATCCTTGCCGAGGCAGATAAAGTAATCGCTGCTGTGATCAAGGAAGGCATGAGTGCAGATGAGAAGCAGATGGCGATCTATAATTATCTGAATGATAACACCGTCTATGACGATGCTGCACTGGAGAATGCCAAGGAGCAGGAGTTCAAGACAGTTGATGCAAAGTATAACGATTCTTTCAATACCTATGGCATTCTGGTTAAAAAAGTCGGCGTATGCATGAGCTATGCCCATACCTTCCAGCTGCTCTCGGATCTCGTCCAGGTCCCTTCGATGGTCGTCACAGGAACCATGAGCGGCGTGAATCACGCCTGGAACAAGGTGAAGCTCGGCGACGAATGGGTCAATGTTGACCCGACCAACAACGCTACCAATACCGGGCTTCCTTATTTGCTCTATAACTCCAATGATGCTACAGCCACCGATGTAGAGTATGTGATGGATAAGGCCTACTGGCTGGACCACGAGCTGCCTCTGTTCAAGGCCACCAGCAATGCTTACGATTATTACGTGACCCAAGGGCTGGAGGTAAACTCCCTGGAAGCATACAAGACCAAGCTGGCAGAACAGCTGAAGAAAGGCGAGACTCTGGTAGTCCTGCGCGTTCTGGGCAATACCGACAGCTCCGAGCTAATGCAGACAACTGCCGAGGCCATCAAGCAATACGATGCCGCTAAGCTGGATAGTGCAGGCATGGTTGAGCTGGGAAGCTACGTGGCGGTTCAATTGGATGCCGCAGCCCAGCAATAA
- a CDS encoding SpoVR family protein — protein MPGDDEIKALERSIAEITEIASGFGLDFYPMRYEICPADIIYTFGAYGMPTRFGHWSFGKTFHKMKSQYDFGLSKIYELVINSNPCYAFLLDGNSLVQNKLIVAHVLAHCDFFKNNMRFSMSNRDMVESMAATADRINDYSVTYGTDTVERFIDSVLAIQEHIDPSLIQPRKLGKTHLLEAKMKERKDSPPGGSGPPNAYSELWDLEKTDAVPQEPETAGKRTFPPEPEKDIVWFIQQYSTALEDWQRDIMTMLHDEMLYFWPQMETKIMNEGWASYWHQRIMRELDLTAEETVEYAKLNSSVVQPSRQSLNPYYLGLKIFEDIEKRWDRDKMFEVRELDSDISFIRSYLSKELVNDLDLYVFEKKGPEWKITDKAWENVRDQLVLARVNGGSPYLVIQDADYERNGELLIAHRYESVELDLKYLERTLPHIYALWGRTVHLQTVVEDKNALFTYDGKKVQRRFM, from the coding sequence ATGCCCGGTGATGATGAGATTAAAGCGCTGGAGCGGTCGATTGCCGAGATCACGGAGATTGCTTCCGGGTTTGGGCTCGATTTTTATCCGATGCGTTATGAGATATGTCCGGCGGATATTATTTATACGTTCGGTGCGTACGGAATGCCCACCCGGTTCGGGCACTGGAGCTTCGGCAAGACGTTTCACAAGATGAAGTCGCAATACGATTTCGGCCTGAGCAAAATTTATGAGCTGGTCATCAACTCTAATCCGTGCTACGCCTTCCTGCTCGACGGCAATTCCCTGGTCCAGAACAAGCTGATTGTTGCGCATGTGCTGGCGCACTGCGACTTCTTCAAGAACAATATGCGCTTCTCCATGTCCAACCGGGATATGGTCGAGAGTATGGCTGCCACCGCCGACCGCATCAATGATTACTCCGTCACCTATGGCACAGACACCGTTGAGAGATTCATTGATTCCGTGCTGGCGATCCAGGAGCATATCGACCCCAGTCTGATCCAGCCGCGCAAGCTGGGCAAGACTCATCTGCTCGAAGCCAAAATGAAAGAACGCAAGGACTCCCCGCCCGGCGGATCTGGTCCGCCTAATGCCTACAGTGAGCTGTGGGATCTGGAGAAGACCGATGCTGTTCCGCAGGAGCCGGAGACTGCTGGTAAACGCACTTTCCCCCCGGAGCCGGAAAAAGATATCGTCTGGTTCATCCAGCAATACTCTACCGCTCTGGAGGACTGGCAGCGCGACATCATGACGATGCTGCATGACGAGATGCTCTATTTCTGGCCGCAGATGGAGACGAAGATCATGAACGAAGGCTGGGCCTCCTATTGGCATCAGCGGATTATGCGCGAGCTGGACCTGACTGCCGAAGAGACGGTCGAATACGCCAAGCTGAATTCATCGGTGGTGCAGCCATCGCGCCAGAGCCTGAATCCGTACTACCTAGGCCTGAAGATTTTCGAGGACATTGAGAAGCGCTGGGACCGGGACAAAATGTTCGAGGTGCGCGAGCTGGATTCCGACATCTCTTTCATCCGCAGCTATCTGTCGAAGGAACTGGTGAACGACCTGGACCTCTATGTGTTCGAGAAAAAAGGCCCGGAGTGGAAAATTACCGATAAAGCGTGGGAGAATGTGCGCGACCAGCTGGTGCTGGCCCGGGTGAACGGCGGCTCCCCGTACCTCGTCATTCAGGATGCCGATTATGAGCGGAACGGCGAACTCTTGATTGCCCACCGCTATGAGAGCGTCGAGCTGGATCTGAAATACCTGGAGCGCACGCTCCCGCATATCTACGCCCTCTGGGGCCGCACCGTGCATCTCCAGACTGTTGTTGAAGACAAAAACGCCTTGTTCACCTATGACGGCAAAAAGGTGCAGCGGCGGTTTATGTAG
- a CDS encoding helix-turn-helix domain-containing protein, protein MFLELDDHGISVLKALASDTRASILRLLLHTPLTVSELAVKLNLSKAIVSRHIRLLEDAKIIKLQDNLEATDSRKKNFIVAVDHIALNFPQKLHLPFKVITNEIKLGYYSNFSVTPTCGLASQAKIIGKLDDQRTFVSNDRIEASLLWFAEGFVEYIIPNEFNHNFTAELLELSLELSSEFPESNNNWPSDIAFYINDVFLGTWTAPGNFSDVRGKITPAWWNNELSQYGLLKHLRVTKKDTGIDGQKISSVSLAELKIEEPPFIKLRIGIDGNSTNKGGLTIFGEHFGNYPQNILLKLFYTEAE, encoded by the coding sequence ATGTTCTTAGAACTCGACGATCATGGTATTTCTGTTTTGAAAGCATTGGCATCGGACACAAGAGCTTCGATTCTCAGACTATTGTTACATACACCGCTTACTGTCAGTGAACTGGCTGTAAAACTTAACTTAAGCAAAGCGATCGTCTCACGCCATATCCGGTTACTGGAGGACGCCAAGATCATCAAGCTCCAGGACAATCTGGAGGCTACCGACAGCCGAAAGAAGAATTTCATTGTTGCGGTTGATCATATTGCCCTCAACTTCCCGCAAAAGCTCCATCTTCCTTTTAAAGTCATTACGAATGAAATCAAGCTGGGATACTATTCTAATTTCTCAGTCACCCCCACCTGCGGATTGGCCAGCCAGGCAAAAATTATCGGAAAGTTAGACGATCAACGGACCTTCGTCTCCAATGACCGGATCGAGGCTTCCTTACTTTGGTTCGCGGAGGGATTCGTCGAATATATCATTCCGAATGAATTCAACCACAATTTCACTGCAGAATTATTAGAGTTATCCTTAGAACTGTCTTCAGAGTTTCCTGAATCCAACAATAATTGGCCGAGCGATATCGCTTTTTATATCAACGATGTATTCTTAGGCACCTGGACGGCACCGGGGAACTTCTCAGATGTGCGCGGGAAAATAACACCGGCCTGGTGGAATAACGAGCTCAGCCAGTACGGCCTGTTGAAGCATTTAAGAGTCACCAAAAAGGATACTGGAATAGACGGTCAAAAAATATCATCGGTCTCCCTCGCTGAGCTAAAGATCGAAGAGCCCCCCTTCATCAAGCTGAGGATTGGGATTGATGGGAATTCTACTAACAAAGGCGGCCTTACCATCTTCGGGGAGCACTTTGGAAATTATCCGCAGAATATTCTGCTTAAGTTGTTTTATACGGAAGCGGAATAG